A region from the Salvelinus sp. IW2-2015 linkage group LG19, ASM291031v2, whole genome shotgun sequence genome encodes:
- the LOC111978932 gene encoding MAP6 domain-containing protein 1, producing the protein MAWPCISRVCCLARFWNQFDKSDLSVPLTIQNYSDITDHEVQSVTRQVPTDRVLRHNYSTTEHRGSPQTPGDAPGTQRSMRGRREANFKPQEDYHQTGVPFSTVTQYKQDYKPWPIPKKENFPWISNGGKGGKVGSDSPVNINPNASQTRGDMGEREERGRQRWGEQGTVTATSSYRQEYRPWTGARPAKTTRKQRPPAPYASPGSGVSHLPNETSYQAAYNGGGEAFRHTELHQRDHTPSTSTADLLTPTSTVPQNTVTPLQPYSIATTTPITTTAXLQQSSLPERPDLSIGTMGEEQLVRTKISPNPSAVFQSGSRIFNI; encoded by the exons ATGGCTTGGCCGTGCATAAGCAGAGTGTGCTGTCTGGCTCGGTTCTGGAACCAGTTTGATAAATCCGATCTTTCAGTGCCACTGACCATACAGAACTACTCGGACATCACCGACCAYGAGGTACAATCCGTCACCAGGCAGGTACCGACGGACCGGGTTCTGAGGCACAACTATTCCACCACGGAACACCGCGGATCCCCCCAGACACCGGGAGATGCCCCGGGGACCCAGAGGTCAATGAGGGGCAGGAGGGAAGCCAACTTCAAACCCCAGGAAGACTACCACCAAACCGGTGTGCCTTTCTCCACTGTCACCCAGTACAAGCAGGATTACAAACCCTGGCCTATTCCGAAGAAGGAGAATTTCCCCTGGATTAGCAATGGCGGAAAAGGGGGTAAAGTTGGTTCGGATAGCCCCGTAAACATTAACCCCAATGCGAGCCAGACTAGAGGggacatgggagagagagaggagcggggcAGACAGAGGTGGGGGGAGCAGGGGACGGTAACAGCCACAAGCTCTTACAG ACAGGAGTACAGGCCGTGGACGGGGGCAAGACCAGCCAAGACCACCAGAAAACAACGCCCCCCTGCCCCGTATGCCAGTCCCGGGTCGGGGGTCTCCCACCTCCCTAATGAGACCAGCTACCAAGCCGCCTACAACGGAGGCGGGGAGGCTTTCAGACACACAGAGCTTCACCAGAGGGACCATACTCCCAGCACCTCCACTGCTGACCTGCTGACCCCCACCTCCACCGTCCCCCAAAACACCGTAACCCCACTACAGCCCTACTCCATTGCCACTACCACCCCTATCACCACCACCGCCGSCCTCCAGCAGAGCAGCCTGCCAGAGAGACCTGACCTCAGTATAGGAACCATGGGAGAG GAGCAGTTGGTTAGGACTAAGATCTCTCCCAACCCCTCTGCGGTTTTTCAAAGCGGATCCAGAATCTTCAACATATGA